One window from the genome of Actinoplanes teichomyceticus ATCC 31121 encodes:
- a CDS encoding aspartate-semialdehyde dehydrogenase has product MARPTLAVVGATGSVGAVMLDLLSSRRDVWGEIRLIASARSAGKSLTCRGVTLRVLPLTAEAFDGVDVAMFDVPDDVAARWAPIAASRGVVVVDNSAAFRMEPDVPLVVAEVNPEVIAHRPRGIVASANCTVAAMIMAVAPLHYEYGLRELVLASYQAASGAGQAGVDTLYDQLTKVAGDRLLGSRPGNVRQAVGDDLGPFPAPLALNVVPWVGEPGPLGWSADELKLRNESRKILGLPALKVSATCVRVPVVTGHSVAVHAVFATEVAADGAREVLRNAPGVILVDDAEAGEFPMPIDAVGTDPSWVGRIRRAMDDPRALDFFVTGDNMRKGAALNTVQTAELLAAEFGR; this is encoded by the coding sequence ATGGCGCGGCCCACGCTCGCCGTCGTCGGAGCCACCGGTTCCGTCGGGGCCGTCATGCTCGACCTGCTCTCGTCCCGGCGTGACGTCTGGGGCGAGATCCGGCTGATCGCCTCGGCCCGGTCCGCGGGCAAGTCGCTCACCTGCCGCGGGGTGACGCTGCGGGTGCTCCCGCTGACCGCCGAGGCGTTCGACGGCGTGGACGTCGCGATGTTCGACGTGCCCGACGACGTCGCGGCGCGCTGGGCCCCGATCGCGGCGTCCCGGGGCGTCGTCGTGGTGGACAACTCCGCCGCGTTCCGCATGGAGCCGGACGTCCCGCTGGTGGTCGCCGAGGTCAACCCCGAGGTGATCGCGCACCGCCCGCGCGGGATCGTCGCCAGCGCCAACTGCACGGTCGCCGCGATGATCATGGCGGTCGCCCCGCTGCACTACGAGTACGGCCTGCGCGAGCTCGTGCTGGCGTCCTACCAGGCCGCCTCCGGCGCCGGCCAGGCCGGCGTGGACACGCTCTACGACCAGCTCACCAAGGTGGCCGGCGACCGGCTGCTCGGCTCCCGTCCGGGCAACGTGCGGCAGGCGGTCGGCGACGACCTCGGCCCGTTCCCGGCCCCGCTGGCGCTCAACGTGGTGCCCTGGGTCGGTGAGCCGGGCCCGCTCGGCTGGTCCGCCGACGAACTGAAACTCCGCAACGAGAGCCGCAAGATCCTGGGCCTGCCGGCCCTCAAGGTCTCCGCCACGTGCGTACGGGTGCCGGTGGTGACCGGGCACTCGGTCGCGGTGCACGCGGTCTTCGCCACCGAGGTGGCCGCGGACGGCGCCCGCGAGGTGCTGCGCAACGCGCCCGGGGTGATCCTGGTCGACGACGCCGAGGCCGGTGAGTTCCCGATGCCGATCGACGCGGTGGGCACCGATCCGTCCTGGGTCGGCCGCATCCGCCGGGCGATGGACGACCCGCGCGCCCTCGACTTCTTCGTCACCGGCGACAACATGCGCAAGGGCGCCGCGCTGAACACCGTGCAGACCGCCGAGCTGCTCGCCGCCGAGTTCGGCAGGTGA
- a CDS encoding aspartate kinase, which produces MALVVQKYGGSSVANAERIKRVAERIVAARKAGDDVVVVVSAMGDTTDELLDLANQVSPLPPGRELDMLLTAGERISMALLAMAIHNLGYEARSYTGSQAGVLTTSVHGKARIIDVTPGRLRTALDEGAIAIVAGFQGVSQDTKDITTLGRGGSDTTAVALAAALHADVCEIYTDVDGVFTADPRIVPDAQHIKKITYEEMLELAAGGAKVLMLRCVEYARRFKVPIHVRSSYSNKEGTLVTGSMEDPDVEQALITGVAHDRSEAKITIVGVPDEPGAAGRIFETVAQAEINIDMIVQNVSTEGTGRTDISFTLPKSDGPSAMAALDKIKEQIKFKSLLFDDHVGKVSLIGAGMRSHPGVAASFFACIGEAGVNIEMISTSEIRVSVVCRDTDLDTAVRAVHDQFELGGNEEAVVYGGTGR; this is translated from the coding sequence GTGGCTCTTGTGGTGCAGAAGTACGGTGGTTCGTCGGTAGCGAACGCCGAGCGCATCAAGCGTGTGGCCGAGCGCATCGTGGCCGCCCGCAAGGCCGGCGACGACGTCGTCGTGGTCGTCTCCGCGATGGGGGACACCACGGATGAGCTGCTCGACCTGGCCAACCAGGTCAGCCCGCTGCCGCCCGGCCGCGAGCTGGACATGCTGCTGACCGCCGGGGAGCGGATCTCGATGGCGTTGCTCGCCATGGCGATCCACAACCTGGGTTACGAGGCCCGGTCGTACACCGGCTCGCAGGCCGGCGTGCTGACCACCTCGGTGCACGGCAAGGCCCGGATCATCGACGTCACCCCCGGCCGCCTGCGGACCGCGCTGGACGAGGGCGCCATCGCCATCGTCGCCGGCTTCCAGGGCGTGTCGCAGGACACCAAGGACATCACCACGCTCGGCCGCGGCGGCTCGGACACCACCGCGGTGGCGCTCGCCGCGGCCCTGCACGCCGACGTCTGCGAGATCTACACCGACGTGGACGGCGTGTTCACCGCCGACCCGCGGATCGTCCCGGACGCGCAGCACATCAAGAAGATCACCTACGAGGAGATGCTCGAGCTGGCCGCCGGCGGGGCGAAGGTGCTGATGTTGCGATGCGTGGAGTACGCGCGCCGCTTCAAGGTGCCGATCCACGTACGCTCTTCGTACTCGAACAAAGAAGGCACGCTCGTCACCGGATCGATGGAGGACCCTGACGTGGAGCAAGCACTGATCACCGGGGTCGCGCACGACCGCAGCGAGGCCAAGATCACGATCGTCGGCGTGCCGGACGAGCCGGGCGCGGCCGGCCGGATCTTCGAGACCGTCGCGCAGGCCGAGATCAACATCGACATGATCGTGCAGAACGTGTCGACCGAGGGCACCGGCCGCACCGACATCTCCTTCACCCTGCCGAAGTCGGACGGGCCGAGCGCGATGGCGGCGCTCGACAAGATCAAGGAGCAGATCAAGTTCAAGAGCCTGCTCTTCGACGACCACGTCGGCAAGGTCTCGCTGATCGGCGCCGGTATGCGTTCGCACCCGGGTGTCGCCGCGTCGTTCTTCGCGTGCATCGGTGAGGCCGGCGTGAACATCGAGATGATCTCCACGTCGGAGATCCGGGTCTCGGTCGTCTGCCGTGACACCGACCTCGACACCGCGGTCCGCGCCGTGCACGACCAGTTCGAGCTCGGCGGCAACGAGGAAGCCGTCGTCTACGGCGGTACCGGCCGGTAA
- the leuA gene encoding 2-isopropylmalate synthase, with protein MSIDNPFAAQRPSPMPFQRYEPYQNQFSVALPDRQWPGRIVEAAPRWCAVDLRDGNQALIDPMSPERKRRMFLLLVSMGYKEIEVGFPAASQTDYDFVRQLIEQDLIPDGVTIQVLVQCREHLIDRTFESIRGAKRAIVHFYNSTSTLQRRVVFGLDRDGITDIATTGARLCQKYAEIHTPDTEIFYEYSPESYTGTELDYALEICSAVIDVIDPTPDRPLIINLPATVEMATPNVYADSIEWMHRNLPRRDSVILSLHPHNDRGTAVAAAELGLLAGADRIEGCLFGNGERTGNVDLVTLGLNLFSQGIDPQVDFSRIDEIKRTVEYCNQLPVHERHPYAGDLVYTAFSGSHQDAIKKGFAALQADADAAGTPIDDFTWGVPYLPIDPKDVGRTYEAVIRVNSQSGKGGVAYVMKEEHNLDLPRRLQIEFSGVVQQRTDADGGEVSPQAMWDIFAGEYLVEHQVATAFKVEGYSTATVDGKVEIDVEVFHRGVRRPLTGVGNGPIDAFTQAVEPLGIKARVLDYQEHALTSGGDAQAAAYVEVEVGDRAFWGVGIDANIVSASIKAVTSAINRAR; from the coding sequence ATGTCCATCGACAATCCCTTCGCGGCTCAGCGTCCCAGCCCGATGCCGTTCCAGCGCTACGAGCCGTATCAGAACCAGTTCTCCGTCGCGCTGCCCGACCGGCAGTGGCCCGGCCGCATCGTCGAGGCCGCCCCGCGCTGGTGCGCGGTCGACCTGCGCGACGGCAACCAGGCCCTGATCGACCCGATGTCCCCGGAGCGCAAACGGCGGATGTTCCTGCTGCTGGTCAGCATGGGGTACAAGGAGATCGAGGTCGGCTTCCCGGCGGCCAGCCAGACCGACTACGACTTCGTACGCCAGCTGATCGAGCAGGACCTGATCCCGGACGGCGTCACCATCCAGGTGCTGGTGCAGTGCCGCGAGCACCTGATCGACCGGACGTTCGAGTCCATCCGCGGCGCCAAGCGCGCCATCGTGCACTTCTACAACTCGACCTCGACGCTGCAGCGGCGGGTGGTCTTCGGCCTGGACCGGGACGGGATCACCGACATCGCCACCACCGGCGCCCGGCTCTGCCAGAAGTACGCGGAGATCCACACCCCGGACACCGAGATCTTCTACGAGTACTCGCCCGAGTCGTACACCGGCACCGAGCTGGACTACGCGCTGGAGATCTGCTCCGCCGTGATCGACGTGATCGACCCGACCCCGGATCGGCCGCTGATCATCAACCTGCCGGCCACCGTCGAGATGGCCACCCCGAACGTGTACGCCGACTCGATCGAGTGGATGCACCGCAACCTGCCCCGCCGCGACAGCGTGATCCTGAGCCTGCACCCGCACAACGACCGGGGCACCGCGGTGGCCGCCGCCGAGCTGGGCCTGCTGGCCGGCGCCGACCGGATCGAGGGCTGCCTGTTCGGCAACGGCGAGCGCACCGGCAACGTCGACCTGGTCACCCTCGGCCTGAACCTGTTCTCGCAGGGCATCGACCCGCAGGTGGACTTCTCCCGGATCGACGAAATCAAGCGTACCGTCGAGTACTGCAACCAGCTGCCGGTGCACGAGCGGCACCCGTACGCCGGTGACCTGGTCTACACCGCTTTCTCCGGCTCGCACCAGGACGCGATCAAGAAGGGCTTCGCCGCGCTGCAGGCCGACGCGGACGCCGCGGGCACCCCGATCGACGACTTCACCTGGGGTGTGCCGTACCTGCCGATCGACCCGAAGGACGTGGGCCGCACCTACGAGGCGGTCATCCGGGTCAACTCGCAGTCCGGCAAGGGCGGCGTGGCGTACGTGATGAAGGAGGAGCACAACCTCGACCTGCCGCGACGGCTGCAGATCGAGTTCTCCGGCGTGGTGCAGCAGCGCACCGACGCGGACGGCGGCGAGGTCTCCCCGCAGGCGATGTGGGACATCTTCGCCGGCGAGTACCTGGTCGAGCACCAGGTCGCGACCGCCTTCAAGGTGGAGGGTTACAGCACCGCCACGGTGGACGGCAAGGTCGAGATCGACGTCGAGGTGTTCCACCGCGGCGTGCGCCGGCCGCTGACCGGCGTCGGCAACGGCCCGATCGACGCGTTCACCCAGGCCGTCGAGCCGCTCGGGATCAAGGCGCGGGTGCTGGACTACCAGGAGCACGCGCTGACCTCGGGTGGGGACGCGCAGGCCGCGGCGTATGTCGAGGTCGAGGTCGGCGACCGCGCCTTCTGGGGCGTGGGCATCGACGCCAACATCGTCAGCGCCTCGATCAAGGCCGTCACCAGCGCCATCAACCGGGCTCGCTGA
- a CDS encoding HNH endonuclease family protein gives MPRDTPRWIPLLLTAALIAGCEVVDAGDPGSPGASTPRAGDARALLGKLSVAPAGRMTGYTREKFPHWKSTGDNCDVRDSVLERDGTRVKTSGCNVVAGTWTSFYDGKVLDAPTKVDIDHTVPLANAWRSGANRWTTDQREAFANDLDRPQLLAVSATSNRSKGDQDPSTWKPPARDAWCEYAADWITVKSYYRLTVTENEKDALTDMLETCG, from the coding sequence GTGCCCCGTGATACCCCACGCTGGATCCCGCTCCTGCTCACCGCCGCGCTGATCGCCGGATGCGAGGTCGTCGACGCCGGCGACCCGGGCTCCCCCGGCGCCTCCACGCCCCGCGCCGGCGACGCCCGGGCGCTGCTCGGCAAGCTCTCCGTCGCCCCGGCCGGCAGGATGACCGGGTACACCCGGGAGAAGTTCCCGCACTGGAAGAGCACCGGCGACAACTGCGACGTCCGCGACTCGGTCCTGGAACGCGACGGCACCAGGGTCAAGACGTCCGGCTGCAACGTCGTGGCCGGCACCTGGACGAGCTTCTACGACGGCAAGGTGCTGGACGCGCCGACCAAGGTGGACATCGACCACACCGTCCCGCTGGCCAACGCCTGGCGCTCCGGCGCGAACCGGTGGACCACCGACCAGCGCGAGGCCTTCGCGAACGACCTGGACCGCCCGCAGCTGCTCGCGGTCTCGGCCACCTCGAACCGGTCCAAGGGCGACCAGGACCCGTCGACGTGGAAGCCGCCGGCACGGGACGCGTGGTGCGAGTACGCCGCGGACTGGATCACCGTGAAGTCGTACTACCGGCTGACCGTGACCGAGAATGAGAAGGACGCCCTCACCGACATGCTGGAGACATGCGGATGA
- a CDS encoding calcium-binding protein produces MSTSAWLSRVGAIVLATAGAGVVSAPAYAASTGVASVKETSRSASVRFQAGSGRANRVVITRSGRTVTIDDRYPIRAGTGCRAVKRDKTKVRCTTAKAPTFLSVGLGGRSDSLVNRTAIASGVSGGTGNDVITGGSGADELYGDSGSDRLHGGSGRDRIDGGTGHDRIHGGTYGDHLQGGLGNDLIDGGSGNDHLAGDAEDRGVGLSGPHGADILRGGAGRDTVTYATHDKPVTVDLDGAARDDGQAGEHDTVGADVEDIDGSPQDDTLTGNAAANRIAGNEGADTIRGGRGNDRLDGDHGADRLDGEAGDDTLIGNEPSTATLDQRADQVVGGANDTGAGDLCRVTVIDVLTACERVQTVPTI; encoded by the coding sequence ATGTCCACATCGGCTTGGCTGTCCCGGGTCGGGGCCATCGTGCTCGCGACGGCGGGGGCCGGCGTCGTGTCCGCGCCGGCCTACGCCGCGAGCACCGGCGTCGCCTCGGTCAAGGAGACGTCCCGCTCCGCATCGGTACGTTTCCAGGCCGGCTCCGGCAGGGCGAACCGGGTGGTGATCACCCGCTCGGGCCGGACCGTCACCATCGACGACAGGTACCCGATCAGGGCCGGGACGGGTTGCCGGGCGGTCAAGCGCGACAAGACCAAGGTTCGCTGCACCACCGCGAAGGCGCCCACGTTCCTGTCGGTCGGCCTGGGCGGCCGGAGCGACAGCCTCGTGAACCGGACCGCCATCGCGTCCGGGGTGTCCGGCGGCACCGGAAATGACGTGATCACCGGCGGGTCCGGCGCCGACGAGCTCTACGGCGACAGCGGCAGCGACCGGCTCCACGGCGGCTCCGGCCGGGACCGGATCGACGGCGGCACCGGCCACGACCGGATCCACGGCGGCACGTACGGCGACCACCTGCAGGGCGGTCTCGGCAACGACCTGATCGACGGCGGCTCGGGCAACGACCACCTCGCCGGTGACGCCGAGGACCGTGGCGTCGGCCTCAGCGGCCCGCACGGCGCGGACATCCTGCGCGGGGGCGCCGGGCGGGACACGGTCACCTACGCCACCCACGACAAGCCGGTCACGGTGGACCTGGACGGCGCCGCCCGCGACGACGGCCAGGCCGGCGAGCACGACACCGTGGGCGCCGACGTCGAGGACATCGACGGTTCGCCGCAGGACGACACGCTGACCGGCAACGCCGCGGCCAACCGGATCGCCGGCAACGAGGGCGCCGACACGATCCGGGGTGGCCGCGGCAACGACCGGCTGGACGGCGATCACGGCGCGGACCGGCTGGACGGCGAAGCCGGCGACGACACGCTGATCGGCAACGAGCCGTCCACCGCGACGCTCGACCAGCGCGCCGACCAGGTCGTCGGCGGGGCGAACGACACCGGCGCCGGGGACCTCTGCCGGGTCACCGTCATCGACGTGCTGACCGCCTGCGAGCGCGTGCAGACGGTCCCGACCATCTGA
- a CDS encoding calcium-binding protein — translation MARSPWLSRAGGTLSATLLAGVAVLAGGSPAQAAGAGKASVDRSLVSFVAGSGKANRVVITRSGRTVTIDDKYPIKAGKGCKAVKHDRTKVRCTSRYDPFLSVKLGSKDDRLVNKTSLQLFAYGSSGNDVIDSGSGPDVIKGGTGTDRIYGGGGNDHLDGEQGDDRVYGEAGLDLVQGGLGNDVVDGGTGNDVLYGEIERLDIPPARWGADILRGGAGRDSVSYTTHTRGVTVDLDGGRGDDGMPGEHDSVGADVEIVTGSPGDDTLIGNTAANTLDGSDGDDTVRGGGGNDTLSGGAGTDAIAGEAGDDAIDGVDPSMEADQRADRIDGGGDATGLGDLCRVTPIDLVTNCER, via the coding sequence TTGGCACGTTCACCCTGGCTGTCTCGCGCCGGCGGCACGCTGTCCGCGACGCTCCTCGCCGGCGTCGCGGTCCTGGCGGGCGGCTCGCCCGCCCAGGCCGCCGGCGCCGGCAAGGCGTCGGTCGACCGCTCGCTCGTCTCCTTCGTCGCCGGTTCCGGCAAGGCGAACCGTGTCGTGATCACCCGGTCCGGCCGCACCGTCACCATCGACGACAAGTACCCGATCAAGGCCGGCAAGGGCTGCAAGGCGGTCAAGCACGATCGGACCAAGGTTCGCTGCACCTCGCGGTACGACCCGTTCCTCTCGGTCAAGCTGGGCAGCAAGGACGACAGGCTGGTCAACAAGACGTCCCTGCAGCTGTTCGCCTACGGCAGCAGCGGCAACGACGTGATCGACAGCGGCAGCGGGCCGGACGTCATCAAGGGCGGCACCGGCACCGACCGCATCTACGGCGGTGGCGGCAACGACCACCTGGACGGCGAGCAGGGCGACGACAGGGTCTACGGTGAGGCCGGTCTCGACCTGGTGCAGGGTGGCCTCGGCAACGACGTGGTCGACGGAGGCACGGGCAACGACGTGCTGTACGGCGAGATCGAGCGCCTGGACATCCCGCCGGCCCGTTGGGGCGCGGACATCCTGCGCGGCGGCGCCGGCCGGGACTCGGTCTCCTACACCACGCACACCCGGGGCGTGACGGTCGACCTCGACGGCGGCCGGGGCGACGACGGGATGCCGGGCGAGCACGACAGCGTCGGCGCGGACGTCGAGATCGTCACGGGCTCGCCCGGCGACGACACGCTGATCGGCAACACCGCCGCCAATACGCTGGACGGCTCCGACGGCGACGACACCGTCCGCGGCGGCGGCGGCAACGACACGCTCAGCGGCGGCGCGGGCACCGACGCGATTGCCGGTGAGGCCGGGGACGACGCCATCGACGGTGTCGACCCGAGCATGGAGGCCGACCAGCGCGCCGACCGGATCGACGGGGGCGGCGACGCCACCGGCCTCGGTGACCTGTGCCGGGTGACTCCCATCGACCTGGTGACCAACTGCGAGCGGTAG
- a CDS encoding beta-N-acetylhexosaminidase, which produces MRRPFTLLIAGVLLLPLAVTTGSAASGPAPGPITVDSVVPAPAEVVPSRAAPFRITATTVITATGAAVPVAEQLAAALRPATGHPLPVRAAGGPAIELRLNAAADPWLGDEGYRLEIGAGGVALRANRPAGLFAGTQTVRQLLPPQIEATSVRRADWTVPAGVIRDRPRFPYRGAMLDLARHFHPPADVKRYIDEISRFKINYLHLHLTDDQGWRIEIDGWPRLTTVGGGPGTGVRGLGGGHLTQDDYRDLVRYAAERYVTIVPEVDMPGHVNAAQVAYPELTCDGVAPRPRTDIRVGYSSLCTGKEVTYRFAEDVIRQLAALTPGPYLHLGGDEAHSTGHADYLAFEQRVLPLVARYGKIAYGWQEIAEAPAATGAVIQYWAATRDSPPVAAAAAAGAKVVLSPADRTYLDMQYDLLTPGGLHWAGTIEVDAAYGWDPATWARGVPAEAVLGVEAPLWSETLRDYGRIEFQAFPRLPAIAELGWSPRAAHDWTSFRERLGAYGRRWTRRGVHFYRSPRIRWS; this is translated from the coding sequence GTGCGCCGCCCGTTCACCCTCCTGATCGCCGGGGTCCTGCTCCTGCCGCTCGCCGTGACCACCGGGTCCGCGGCGAGCGGCCCGGCGCCCGGACCGATCACGGTGGACAGCGTCGTTCCGGCGCCGGCCGAGGTCGTACCGTCGCGGGCCGCGCCGTTCCGGATCACCGCCACCACGGTGATCACCGCGACCGGCGCGGCCGTGCCGGTCGCCGAACAGCTCGCCGCGGCGCTGCGCCCGGCCACCGGCCATCCGCTGCCGGTCCGGGCCGCCGGAGGCCCCGCCATCGAGCTGCGGCTCAACGCCGCCGCCGACCCCTGGCTGGGCGACGAGGGCTACCGGCTGGAGATCGGCGCGGGCGGCGTGGCGCTGCGCGCGAACCGCCCGGCCGGGCTCTTCGCCGGGACGCAGACGGTGCGGCAGCTGCTTCCCCCGCAGATCGAGGCGACGTCGGTACGCCGTGCCGACTGGACCGTCCCGGCCGGCGTCATCCGCGACCGGCCCCGGTTCCCCTACCGCGGCGCGATGCTCGACCTGGCCCGGCACTTCCACCCGCCGGCCGACGTGAAGCGCTACATCGACGAGATCAGCCGGTTCAAGATCAACTATCTGCACCTGCATCTCACCGACGACCAGGGCTGGCGGATCGAGATCGACGGCTGGCCCCGGCTGACCACGGTGGGCGGCGGGCCGGGCACCGGCGTGCGCGGCCTCGGCGGCGGCCACCTGACCCAGGACGACTACCGCGACCTGGTGCGGTACGCCGCCGAGCGGTACGTGACGATCGTCCCGGAGGTAGACATGCCCGGGCACGTGAACGCCGCGCAGGTCGCCTACCCCGAGCTCACCTGCGACGGGGTGGCGCCGCGACCGCGGACCGACATCCGGGTCGGCTACAGCTCGCTGTGCACCGGCAAGGAGGTGACGTACCGGTTCGCCGAGGACGTGATCCGGCAGCTGGCCGCCCTGACCCCCGGGCCCTACCTGCACCTGGGCGGTGACGAGGCGCACTCCACCGGGCACGCCGACTACCTGGCGTTCGAGCAGCGGGTGCTGCCGCTGGTGGCCAGGTACGGCAAGATCGCGTACGGCTGGCAGGAGATCGCCGAGGCGCCGGCCGCAACCGGCGCGGTCATCCAGTACTGGGCGGCCACCCGGGACAGCCCGCCGGTCGCGGCGGCCGCCGCGGCCGGGGCGAAGGTGGTTCTCTCCCCCGCCGACCGCACCTATCTGGACATGCAGTACGACCTGCTCACCCCGGGCGGACTGCACTGGGCCGGGACGATCGAGGTGGATGCCGCCTACGGCTGGGACCCGGCCACCTGGGCGCGCGGCGTGCCGGCCGAGGCGGTGCTGGGTGTGGAGGCGCCGCTCTGGTCGGAGACGCTGCGCGATTACGGCAGGATCGAGTTCCAGGCGTTCCCGCGGCTGCCGGCGATCGCCGAGCTGGGCTGGTCACCGCGGGCCGCGCACGACTGGACGTCGTTCCGGGAGCGGCTCGGCGCCTACGGCCGGCGGTGGACCCGCCGCGGCGTCCACTTCTACCGGTCCCCGCGGATCCGCTGGTCCTGA
- a CDS encoding ABC transporter ATP-binding protein → MSENLLEVTGLQKHFPITKGLFKRQVGAVRAVDGIDLNVQAGETLGLVGESGCGKSTAGRLFTRILEPTGGKIVFEGEDISHKSVTQMRPLRRDVQMIFQDPYSSLNPRHTVGSIIAAPLQIQNIPTPQGLKKAVQELLELVGLSPEHYNRYPHEFSGGQRQRIGIARALALRPKLIIADEPVSALDVSIQAQVVNLLEDLQSEFDLTYVFIAHDLSVVRHISDRVAVMYLGKVMEIAPRDDLYKNPRHPYTVALMSAVPVPDPVRRDRAQRNRVLLTGDVPSPINPPSGCRFRTRCWKAQDICATEEPPLVRRLDDPDGHLTACHFPVVEGETVAGRKPAETTA, encoded by the coding sequence ATGAGCGAGAACCTGCTCGAGGTGACCGGGCTGCAGAAGCACTTCCCGATCACCAAGGGGCTGTTCAAGCGCCAGGTCGGCGCGGTCCGCGCGGTGGACGGCATCGATCTGAACGTGCAGGCCGGCGAGACGCTCGGCCTGGTCGGCGAGTCCGGCTGCGGCAAGTCGACGGCCGGGCGGCTCTTCACCCGGATCCTGGAGCCGACCGGTGGCAAGATCGTCTTCGAGGGCGAGGACATCAGCCACAAGTCGGTGACCCAGATGCGGCCGCTGCGCCGTGACGTCCAGATGATCTTCCAGGACCCGTACTCGTCGCTGAACCCGCGGCACACGGTCGGCTCGATCATCGCGGCGCCGCTGCAGATCCAGAACATCCCGACCCCGCAGGGCCTCAAGAAGGCCGTGCAGGAGCTGCTGGAACTGGTCGGTCTCAGCCCGGAGCACTACAACCGGTACCCGCACGAGTTCTCCGGCGGCCAGCGGCAGCGCATCGGCATCGCCCGGGCGCTCGCGCTGCGACCCAAGCTGATCATCGCCGACGAGCCGGTCTCCGCGCTCGACGTGTCGATCCAGGCGCAGGTGGTCAACCTGCTGGAGGACCTGCAGAGCGAGTTCGACCTGACGTACGTCTTCATCGCGCACGACCTGTCGGTGGTCCGCCACATCTCCGACCGGGTCGCGGTGATGTACCTCGGCAAGGTCATGGAGATCGCGCCCCGCGACGATCTCTACAAGAACCCGCGCCACCCGTACACGGTCGCCCTGATGTCGGCGGTGCCGGTGCCGGACCCGGTCCGGCGCGACCGCGCGCAGCGCAACCGCGTGCTGCTCACCGGCGACGTGCCGAGCCCGATCAACCCGCCGTCCGGCTGCCGGTTCCGCACCCGCTGCTGGAAGGCGCAGGACATCTGCGCGACCGAGGAGCCCCCGCTGGTGCGGCGCTTGGACGACCCGGACGGGCACCTGACCGCGTGCCACTTCCCGGTGGTCGAGGGCGAGACGGTGGCCGGGCGCAAGCCGGCCGAGACGACCGCCTGA
- a CDS encoding ABC transporter ATP-binding protein, producing the protein MSSVTPRPFLEVKDLTVRFETDDGIVQAVTDSSFTLEAGKTLGIVGESGSGKSVTSLAVLGLHRTRSNAKVSGQIWLDDQELVTATDEEVRSLRGGKMAMIFQDPLSAMHPYFTVGAQIVEAYRVHHPGVNKKVARERAIDMLARVGIPQPARRFNDYAHQFSGGMRQRAMIAMALVNDPKLLIADEPTTALDVTVQAQILDLIRDLQEEFGSAVIMITHDLGVVAELADDVLVMYGGKIIERGPAIDLFQRPQHPYTWGLLGSMPRLDRAVRERLTPVKGSPPSLINLPSGCAFHPRCPYAGRNGDRSFTETPVLTGGAHAVACHLPAEERTKLFQEDVAPHL; encoded by the coding sequence ATGTCTTCGGTCACCCCGCGTCCGTTCCTCGAGGTCAAGGACCTCACCGTCCGGTTCGAGACGGACGACGGCATCGTTCAGGCCGTCACCGACTCCAGCTTCACGCTGGAGGCGGGCAAGACGCTCGGCATCGTCGGCGAGTCCGGCTCCGGCAAGAGCGTCACCTCGCTGGCCGTCCTCGGCCTGCACCGCACCCGCAGCAACGCCAAGGTCAGCGGCCAGATCTGGCTGGACGACCAGGAGCTGGTCACCGCCACCGACGAGGAGGTGCGCTCGCTGCGCGGCGGCAAGATGGCGATGATCTTCCAGGACCCGCTGAGCGCGATGCACCCGTACTTCACCGTCGGGGCGCAGATCGTCGAGGCGTACCGGGTGCACCACCCGGGCGTGAACAAGAAGGTGGCCCGGGAGCGGGCCATCGACATGCTGGCCCGGGTCGGCATCCCGCAGCCGGCGCGCCGGTTCAACGACTACGCGCACCAGTTCTCCGGGGGTATGCGCCAGCGCGCGATGATCGCGATGGCGCTGGTCAACGACCCGAAGCTGCTGATCGCCGACGAGCCGACCACGGCCCTGGACGTGACCGTGCAGGCGCAGATCCTGGACCTGATCCGGGACCTGCAGGAGGAGTTCGGCTCCGCGGTCATCATGATCACCCATGACCTCGGCGTGGTCGCCGAGCTCGCCGACGACGTGCTGGTCATGTACGGCGGGAAGATCATTGAGCGGGGCCCGGCGATCGACCTGTTCCAGCGCCCGCAGCACCCGTACACCTGGGGTCTGCTCGGGTCGATGCCCCGCCTGGACCGTGCGGTCCGGGAGCGGCTCACTCCGGTCAAGGGCTCGCCGCCCAGCCTGATCAACCTGCCTTCCGGGTGTGCCTTCCACCCGCGCTGTCCGTACGCGGGCCGCAACGGCGACCGGTCGTTCACCGAGACGCCGGTGCTCACCGGGGGAGCGCACGCGGTCGCCTGCCACCTGCCGGCCGAGGAACGCACGAAGCTCTTCCAGGAAGACGTGGCACCGCACCTCTGA